In Terriglobales bacterium, a single genomic region encodes these proteins:
- a CDS encoding proline dehydrogenase family protein codes for MSGRFVAGTTIEEALKATQETNALGMSVSLDNLGENVTNADEARLSAQLYHELLDRITERGLDANVSLKLTHMGFDIDEQLAIGIVQKLVEHARDKHNFVRVDMEGSPYTQRTLDLVEEIHSRDGNRGAVGAVIQAYLRRSEADVRNLISQGTRIRLCKGAYKEPPEIAFPEKSDVDANYVKLMKLLLKSGIYHGIATHDEKMIEATIAFAQAEKIPSTAFEFQMLYGIRRDLQRELVKQGWRMRVYIPFGTEWYPYFMRRLAERPANALFVAKNLLRS; via the coding sequence GTGTCTGGCCGCTTCGTGGCAGGGACTACGATCGAAGAAGCCCTAAAGGCCACGCAGGAAACCAACGCTCTCGGTATGAGCGTGAGCCTCGATAATTTAGGCGAGAACGTCACGAATGCAGATGAGGCTCGGCTTAGCGCGCAGCTTTATCACGAGCTCCTCGATCGTATTACCGAGCGCGGACTCGACGCCAACGTCAGCCTGAAGCTCACACACATGGGTTTCGATATCGATGAGCAGCTTGCGATTGGCATTGTCCAGAAGCTCGTCGAACATGCGCGTGATAAGCACAATTTCGTTCGCGTCGACATGGAAGGATCTCCCTACACGCAACGCACCTTAGATCTTGTCGAGGAGATTCATTCCCGAGATGGCAACCGAGGAGCCGTGGGCGCAGTCATTCAGGCTTACCTTCGGCGGAGCGAAGCTGACGTGCGGAACCTCATCTCCCAAGGTACTCGTATTCGCCTGTGTAAGGGCGCATACAAAGAGCCACCGGAGATCGCGTTTCCGGAAAAGTCCGATGTCGATGCGAACTATGTGAAGCTTATGAAGCTGCTGCTGAAAAGCGGCATTTATCACGGCATCGCCACGCACGACGAGAAAATGATCGAAGCGACGATCGCCTTCGCGCAAGCGGAGAAGATTCCGTCCACGGCGTTCGAGTTTCAGATGCTTTATGGGATACGTCGCGACTTACAGCGCGAGCTGGTAAAGCAGGGCTGGCGCATGCGCGTGTACATTCCATTTGGCACCGAGTGGTACCCGTACTTCATGCGACGCCTAGCGGAACGCCCTGCTAACGCTCTATTCGTTGCGAAGAATCTGCTGAGATCATAA
- a CDS encoding RNA polymerase sigma factor: protein MGTIALNPERYPGVAGKVSGQNGGQPAARTALRPMNEMSDAEVMLLAGTGDDSAFGYLVEKFRRPIISFMYRMTHNQAIAEELAQEVFLRVYRSRSSYQAEAKFSTWLYRIATNLAVNHARDSRSERTAPTVNLDEPDPETGTTPDVADATPTIEADILREERMAAIRKHVMALPERQRVAVLMHKYQGLDYKEIGKVLKLSESATKSLLFRAYETLRERLKEFV from the coding sequence GTGGGTACGATAGCTCTGAATCCGGAGAGGTATCCAGGGGTTGCGGGTAAGGTTTCGGGCCAGAATGGTGGTCAACCAGCCGCGCGCACTGCATTGCGTCCGATGAATGAGATGAGCGATGCGGAAGTGATGCTGCTCGCCGGGACTGGAGATGACTCCGCATTTGGATATCTGGTAGAAAAATTTCGCCGTCCGATTATCAGTTTTATGTATCGGATGACCCACAATCAGGCGATTGCCGAAGAATTGGCGCAGGAAGTCTTTCTACGAGTGTATCGTTCGCGGAGCTCGTATCAGGCAGAGGCCAAGTTCAGTACTTGGCTGTACCGAATCGCAACGAACCTGGCGGTGAATCACGCGCGAGATTCCAGGTCGGAGCGTACGGCCCCGACTGTGAATCTGGACGAACCTGATCCTGAAACGGGAACGACGCCAGATGTCGCTGATGCGACGCCGACGATTGAAGCAGACATTCTGCGCGAAGAACGGATGGCGGCGATTCGCAAGCACGTCATGGCATTGCCGGAACGGCAGCGGGTGGCAGTGTTGATGCATAAGTATCAGGGACTCGACTATAAGGAAATCGGCAAAGTCTTAAAGCTGAGCGAGTCTGCGACGAAGTCGCTTTTGTTCCGTGCCTACGAAACGTTGCGAGAGCGGTTGAAAGAGTTTGTGTAA
- a CDS encoding ABC transporter ATP-binding protein encodes MKSAPVATKLVQANHVSKIFTRDTFEVKALDDVSIEIAEKEFMALMGPSGSGKTTLLNMIAAIDRPTAGELLVQGENVFRYSDKKIAEWRNRHIGYIFQTFNLIPVLTAFENVELPLLLTKLNKNERRDHVMTALTLVGLGDRVHHLPKQLSGGQEQRVAIARAIVTDPTLLLADEPTGDLDSHSAAEVLEIMKRLNEEFGKTVVMVTHDPNAAAYAHTTRHLEKGMLLPG; translated from the coding sequence ATGAAAAGTGCACCGGTGGCGACGAAGCTCGTGCAAGCGAACCATGTAAGCAAGATCTTCACACGCGATACCTTTGAAGTGAAGGCGCTCGACGATGTTTCCATCGAGATCGCCGAAAAAGAGTTCATGGCGCTCATGGGACCTTCCGGGTCCGGCAAGACGACACTACTGAACATGATCGCGGCCATCGATCGACCCACGGCAGGAGAATTACTCGTGCAGGGCGAGAATGTCTTCCGCTACAGCGACAAGAAGATCGCCGAGTGGCGTAATCGGCACATCGGCTACATCTTCCAGACCTTCAACCTGATTCCGGTCCTCACGGCGTTTGAAAATGTCGAGCTACCACTGCTGCTCACCAAGCTCAACAAGAATGAGCGTCGCGATCACGTAATGACCGCGCTCACGCTGGTCGGCCTGGGCGACCGCGTTCACCATTTGCCAAAACAACTTTCCGGAGGACAGGAACAGCGCGTCGCAATAGCTCGTGCCATTGTCACAGATCCCACACTGTTGCTCGCGGATGAACCCACCGGCGATCTCGACAGTCACTCCGCCGCCGAAGTGCTCGAGATCATGAAGCGTCTAAACGAAGAGTTTGGAAAGACCGTGGTGATGGTTACACACGATCCAAATGCTGCCGCATACGCCCATACAACGCGGCATTTGGAGAAAGGGATGCTGCTGCCTGGTTAG
- a CDS encoding DNA-3-methyladenine glycosylase I — protein MKELNRCGWAKSDIMVRYHDEEWGVPLHDDGMLFEFLCLEGAQAGLSWETILKKRENYRKAFDGFRPEIIVKYNQKKIADLLADSGIVRNRMKIASVVQNAKAFQSVQREFGSFDKYIWQFAPKRAGRGPKGSGDVPTQTNDSDRMSKDLRKRGFGFVGSTICYAFMQAVGIVNDHSQKCFRRKQV, from the coding sequence ATGAAAGAGTTGAATCGGTGTGGATGGGCGAAGAGCGACATCATGGTGCGGTATCACGATGAAGAGTGGGGTGTGCCGCTGCACGATGATGGAATGCTCTTTGAGTTTTTGTGTCTGGAGGGCGCGCAGGCGGGACTGAGTTGGGAAACGATTCTGAAGAAGCGTGAGAACTATCGTAAGGCGTTTGACGGCTTCCGGCCCGAGATCATCGTGAAGTACAACCAAAAGAAGATCGCTGACCTGCTTGCCGATTCGGGAATCGTGCGCAACCGGATGAAGATCGCTTCGGTGGTCCAGAATGCAAAGGCCTTTCAATCTGTCCAGAGAGAGTTCGGCAGTTTTGACAAGTACATCTGGCAGTTCGCTCCGAAAAGGGCCGGTAGGGGGCCTAAAGGTTCCGGAGACGTGCCCACCCAGACAAACGATTCCGACCGCATGAGTAAGGATCTAAGAAAACGCGGTTTCGGCTTCGTAGGCTCCACGATCTGTTACGCCTTCATGCAGGCAGTAGGGATCGTGAACGATCACAGCCAAAAATGTTTTCGGCGGAAGCAGGTATGA
- a CDS encoding type II toxin-antitoxin system prevent-host-death family antitoxin produces the protein MPRVTIHQAKANLSELIEPVERGEEILIAIGKRVVAKIVPVAQAPNQRRLDILRGKFKVTSKFFEPLSQNELKGWR, from the coding sequence ATGCCCAGAGTAACCATTCATCAAGCAAAGGCAAATCTGTCAGAACTGATCGAGCCGGTTGAGCGCGGGGAAGAGATCCTAATCGCCATAGGTAAAAGAGTTGTAGCAAAGATCGTTCCTGTCGCTCAAGCTCCGAACCAACGCCGCCTCGACATCCTGCGGGGCAAGTTCAAGGTCACTTCCAAGTTCTTCGAGCCACTCTCCCAGAACGAGCTTAAGGGTTGGCGCTAG
- a CDS encoding DUF3106 domain-containing protein, with translation MKLMRQSATMLLLAGALCLPGMAAPQKPNQNRGHNDHDRDRMPPGKVQNNAPKPGDWLSKHLNLSPEQQQKELSNDPEFKQLNPQQQQHLQQRLNQFNSLPPEQQKRTLKRMQAMESLPQERQDILRNSLQQMRQLPDDRRRAVRRAWLGLRQMPPDQREQTLNSERFRSTFNDQERSTLRGLLDSGFNPEDSNGGGPR, from the coding sequence ATGAAACTCATGCGCCAATCCGCGACGATGTTGTTGCTGGCTGGCGCTCTTTGTCTGCCCGGGATGGCTGCGCCACAAAAGCCAAACCAGAATCGCGGGCACAACGATCACGACCGCGATCGCATGCCGCCGGGTAAGGTTCAGAACAATGCTCCTAAACCGGGAGATTGGCTCAGCAAACACTTGAACCTCTCGCCGGAACAGCAGCAGAAGGAACTCTCGAACGATCCGGAATTCAAACAGCTCAATCCGCAACAACAGCAGCATCTGCAACAACGCCTGAATCAGTTCAACAGCCTTCCGCCGGAGCAGCAAAAACGCACTCTGAAGCGGATGCAGGCGATGGAGTCTCTACCACAAGAGCGCCAGGATATTCTGCGAAATTCGCTACAGCAAATGCGGCAACTCCCTGATGATCGCCGGCGCGCAGTGCGACGTGCATGGCTCGGCCTGCGGCAAATGCCGCCAGATCAACGTGAGCAGACATTGAATTCCGAGCGCTTCCGCTCAACCTTTAACGATCAGGAGCGCTCAACGCTCAGGGGGCTGCTGGATTCTGGCTTCAATCCGGAAGACAGCAACGGCGGCGGGCCGCGGTAG